In Pseudobythopirellula maris, the genomic stretch CAGCAGCGAAAGTGTGGAAACGGAAACCGCCGCACCGGCTGCTGCACCGGCCGCCTCGACCCAAGCCGCCGAGGAGGCGCCGGCGTCCTCCGCCGTAGCCCCCCCAGCCAAGGATCCCGGCGCAGCCGCCATCGCCATGTCCGACGTGAAGCTCATCCCCCGCTCGGTGCTGTTTGGCAATCCGCAAAAGGCCCAGGGCCGTTTGAGCCCCGATGGCAAGTGGCTCAGCTACTTGGCGCCGGTCGAGCAGGAGAACGGCGCCGAGGTGATGAACGTGTGGGTCGCCCCCGCCGACAAGCCCGAAGCGGCCGAGCCGGTGACCGAAGACAAAGTGCGCGGCATCCGCGGACACAGCTGGGCGTACGACGCGAAGCACATCATCTACTCACAAGACAAAGACGGCGACGAGAACTGGCACGTCTACGCCACGAACGTTGAGACCAAGGAGACGAAAGACTTGACGCCGGTCGACGGCGTCCGCGGTGAGTTGCAAGGCGCCTCCGAGCGTCAGCCCGACACGCTGCTGATCGGGTTCAACGATCGCGACGAGCGTCTGCACGATGTTTACCGAGTGAGCATCTCCAGCGGCGAGCGTGAGCTGGTGCAAGAGAACCCCGGCTTTGCCGGCTTCGTGACCGACGATGATTTGAAAGTTCGTTACGCGGTGAACTTCACCCCGACCGGCGGGCAGGTGTGGCTGAGGCCCACCGGCGAGCCGGGCGAGAAAGGCTACGAGGATTGGGAAACCTTCCAGGAGTTCTCGTCGGTCGACGCGATGAACAGCAGCCCGGCCGGCTTCGACAAGACCGGCGAGGTCTTCTACTACCTCGACAGCCGAGACCGCGACACGTCCGGCCTCTTCGCGCTCGACCTGAACACAGGGGAGTCTGAGCTGCTTGCCGAAGACCCGCGGGCCGACCTCAGCGGCGCCATGGCCCACCCGACCGAGAAGACCCTCGAGGCGGTGTCGTTCACTTACAGCCGTCGTGAGTGGAAGATCCTCGACGAGTCGATCCGCCCCGACATCGAGTTCTTGCAAGGCTTCGCCGACGGCGAGTTCCAGGTCGTCACCCGCACGCTCGACGACAAGACATGGGTCGTGGCCTACATCCAGGACGCCGGCCCGATCGACTACTACAAGTACGACCGCGAGGCGCAAGGGGACGGCCGTATGACGTTCCTGTTCGCCAACCGCGACGACCTCGACCAGTACCAGTTGGCCAAGATGCACACGCCGGTGATCGAGAGCCGCGACGGCCTCAAACTCGTCAGCTACCTGACGCTGCCGCCCGGCAGCGACCCGGATGGCGACGGCCGACCGGACGAGCCGGTCCCCATGGTGCTCGACGTGCACGGCGGCCCCTGGGCCCGCGACGGCTGGGGTTTCAACGGAACGCACCAGTGGCTCGCCAACCGCGGCTACGCCGTGCTCTCGGTCAATTACCGCGGCTCCACGGGCTTCGGCAAGAACTTCACCAACGCGGCGAACGGCGAGTGGTCGGGCAAGATGCACGACGATCTTTTGGACAGCGTCGAGTGGGCCGTATCGGAGGGGATTGCCTCACGCGACCAGATCGCCATCTACGGCGGCAGCTACGGCGGCTACGCCACACTGGTGGGCCTCACCTACACGCCCGAAGTCTTCGCCTGTGGGGTGGACATCGTCGGCCCGTCGAGCCTCGTGACGCTGATGCAAAACATCCCGCCCTACTGGGCGCCGTTCATGCCGGTGATGAAGGTGCGCGTCGGCGACGTCTCGACCGAAGAGGGCAGGGCGGCGCTCTTGGAGAAGTCGCCGCTGGAGAAGGTCGACCAGATCCAGCGGCCGCTCTTGATCGCCCAGGGCGCCAACGACCCGCGCGTCAAGCAGGTCGAGGCGGACCAGATCGTCGCGGCGATGGAAGAAAAGGGGATCCCCGTCACCTACGCCCTCTACCCCGACGAGGGCCACGGCTTCCGTCGCCCGGAGAACAGCATGAGTTTTAGCGCCGTGGCCGAGGCGTTCCTGGCCGAGCACCTGGGCGGCCGCTACGAAGCGATCGGCGATGATTTCGAGGGTTCGAAGCTCTACGTCCCCACCGGCGCCGAGGGCGTGCCAGGCTTGGCCGAGGCGCTGAGCGATGACCGCATGCAGACGCCGCCGGCCACAGAATAGCTGCTGGCGGTGATTCTTTTTCTTTCGTGCTCCAAGATGCTTGCCTTCTCAGGCGGCCCTGCCGATACTGAAGAGTATGAGCAACACCTCGCGCTACTTCTGGTTCTATTTTGCCGGGTTCTTTACGGGCCCCGGGGCCGGAGGAAATGCGTAACGCGAGAGCACGCTCAGCGAAACGACACGACTTCAAGCCCCGGGCGCCAAACGGCGACCGGGGCTTTTTTTGTCTCCCTCCTCCGACGGGTGAGGGGACGAAAGCAAGCCAACTTCACAACTCAATTCTACAAGACCCAACCCGACAGGCAGTCCCCCCATGATCATCGTGATGAAGCGTAGCGCTACCGACGACAACATCGACCACGCCGCCCAGCAGGTCGAAAAACTAGGCCTCAAGGCGAACGTGCTCCGCGGCGCCGAGCGGACCGTGATCGCCGCGATCGGCGACGAGCGCGTCGAGGGCGTGCGGTCGCTCGAGAGCGCGCCGGGGGTCGACGAAGTGATGAGCGTCTTGGCGCCTTACAAGCTGGCCAGCCGCGAGGCGCACTCAACGACCAGCGTCGTTGAAGCGGGGTCGCTGTCGGTCGGCGGCAATCAGATCGGTATGATCGCCGGGCCGTGCGGCGTGGAGAGTGAAGAGCAGCTGATGACCGCCGCCCGGGCGGTCAAGGCGGCCGGCGCCACGGCCTTAAGGGGAGGCGCGTACAAGCCGCGCACGAGCCCCTACAGCTTCCAGGGCATGAAGACGGAGGGCCTCAAACTGCTCGCCGCCGCCCGCGAAGAGACCGGTCTGGCCATCGTCACCGAGGTCGTGGCGCCCGAAGACGTCGACCTGGTTGGCGAGTACGCCGACGTGCTACAGATCGGCGCCCGCAACATGCAAAACTACCGCCTGCTCGAGGCGTGCGGCCGTAGCCACCGCGCCGTGCTGCTCAAGCGCGGCGCGAGCGCCACGCTCGACGAGATGCTGCTCGCCGCCGAGTACATCCTCGACGGGGGCAACAGCAAGGTGATGCTCTGCGAGCGCGGCGTGCGCACGTTCGAGTCGCACACCCGCTTCACGCTGCCGCTGGCCACGGTTCCTTACCTGCAGGAGAAGACCCATTTGCCGGTGGTGATCGACCCGAGCCACGGCACGGGCCACACGAGTCTGGTGCCGGCGATGTGCCGAGCGGCGATCGCCGCGGGCGCCGATGGCTTGATCGTCGAAGTCCACCCCGACCCGGAGAACGCCAAGAGCGACGGCTACCAGTCGCTCACCTGCGAGGCCTTCGAGAAGGTGATGGCGGAGTGCCGCCGTGTGGCGGCGGCGGTCGATCGCACGCTTTAAGTAGTGCGTGATCTTCCTCGTAAGGCCTCCGACGACCGTAGGTCGTCGGCTACCACCGAAGCAGCTTGTGGAGACACGAAGATTCCCTCGCAGCCGACGAGCTACGCTCGTCGGAAGGGGGACGCCAGCGTTCACTCGCCGCCGCGGAGCGAGGCGTAGCGGGCGAACACGCGGCGGTGCGTCGCCGTATTGGCGCGGACGATCGCCGAGCGGCTGGCGCCGTCGTACACCACGGTGGCGTTCGGCTCGGCCTCGGCTAGGTCGGCGGCGAACGCCTCGCCGGTCGTGCGTGCGAGGGTCGGCAGCGGGTAAAACTCGATCGTCTCGGCCGCCTGGGCGGTCTCGCGTGTGGTGATCAGGATCGTCTCGCCATCGACGACGGTCCAGGCCAAACCTAAGGGGCCGAGCACCGCGTCGAGAGCTACCGACCACGGCTTGTTTTCGACCGCGCAAGCGATTGTCGTCTCGGGCCAGAAGCTGGCGTCGCCGAGCGAGGCCCAGTCCACCAAGATAACGAGGCCGGCCGCGCGGCGCCAATGCTGCACCACTTCCAGGAGCCGCGTGTCGGCGATAAACGTGAACGTCGTGCGACGGTCGAGCGTTGCGGTGAGCGACGCGAGCGTGGGCTCGACCCGCAGCAGCTTGCGCGGGTAGCGGCTCGTCATCGGCAGCCCACGGGCCAGCCGCAGCCGCTCGCAAAACACCAGCAGGTCGTAGTGCGTTCGGCGGGGAGCGTCGATCGCGACGCTGCCGTCCGTCACCTGCACGTGGGCCGAGGCGGGGGCCTCGGCCAGAGCGATCCTCTCCACCAACTCGTCGAGCGAAGCACCCTCGGGCGACAAGAGGTCGCTCAGGTCGTGCTCGGTCTGGCTCCGCTCAGTGGAGCCCAGACGGCTGACCATCACGTGAGGCCCACGCAGCTCAAAGCCGAGCCGCGCCTGACGCAACGCCTCGCCAAGCGTGTCGCCGAGCGTCGCTTCGGTCCCTTCGGTTTTCACCAGACGCTTAGCGTCGACGCCGGCCCGACGCAGGGCGGCGGGATCGATCGTGATCGGCGCGGCGCTGAGCTCGGTATAGAACTCGGCCATCTCCCAAAGCGGGGTTTCGCCGAGCTCGATTTCGGGCGTCACGATCGACATCAGACGCTCGGCCGACAGGCGGACCGCCGGCGGGCCCGTGGCGCCGCGACGCACCACGGCGCGGTTCAAGTCGGCCCGCTCCACGAGCCCCTCATCGAGGCGGCGGACGGCGAAAATGCGGTCGAGTCCGGGTCCGAGCTTCTCGCCGGAGGGCGATTCGTTATCAGGCTTCTTCTCGGCCGGCGGGGCGGACGTCGGACCGCGGCGAAGCACCAGGTCGAGCTCAGCCGGGTCGTGCGCCAGCGGGTCAAAAGGGACAGGAGCCGCAGAGGGCGCCGTTCGCGTAGCGGCCGCTGGCGGATCCGATTCGCGTGGCAGCGAGACGACACGAGGCGACACGACCGCTTTGATCGGCTCACCAACGAGGCTCTCGCCACGCGTGACTTCGGCCGCCGGGATCTCGACCGGCGGCAGGGCGTTGCTCGCGTCGAGTGATGCCTCGACGCGTTTAACGACTACTTCTTCGGCTGTCTCGGACGAGGTCGCTAGGGCGTCGTTGGCGGACGACTCCGTAGTGATTGACTCGGTCTCGGGCGACTCGATTGCGGGCTTCATTGTGGTGACCGTCACGGGCGCCGGCTCATCAGGAGCCGACGCTTCTGAGTCGCCGCCACGCAACGCGAGCGTGGCCAGCACGCCCGCCACGAGCATTGTCGCCCCTCCGGCGCCGACGCCGATGGCGAGCCACCGGCTCGAGGTCTCAACGGACGAAACGGCCGGCGCGGTCGGATCACCCAGCCCGACGTCCGGTTGGTATGCCTCGCTCGGATCAAAGTCGGGGGAGTCGATCGAAGCGCCCGACGGCGTCTCGGGAGGCAGGCTCGCTTCGCCGCGCGTCTCGCGAATCAACTCTCGCTCTGCAAGCTGAGCTTTGTGCGAGCTAGACGACGGGGGCGGCATGGCCGGCCCCACGGCGGTCTGTGCTGTGTCAGCCGCCACGCCGGTTGTTAGTGAATCGGCAACTGAAGATTCCGTTGCCGGCGATTCGCTGGCCGGGGTCTCGGCCATGGCGTCTCCCGCCAACCCACCGGCGGCGAAGATGCTCGCCGCCGACGCCGAAGCTGCTTGAGAAGCATCCGAGGTGGCTGGGGAATCAATCGCAGACGATCCGCCCTGAGGCGGTGAAGGCCCGGCGGCCGGCGTGGCGCCCTGCTCGGCGATCAGCACCATGCCGCCGCAACGGGGGCAGGCGTGGACCTGTCCGACGAACTCCGGGTTCGTCACCCGCAGGGTCGCCTGGCACGTTTCGCATTGAACTCGGAAGGGTGTCACGTCGGGGGTTGCTTCCCTGTTCCAGTCGGTGGGCGTTCTTCGAGTTTATTCCAACGGGGCGGGCGTGGCCAACAAGCCGGATGGGCGGACTGCTAGGGAGCCGCTCGATAGACGGCGGGCAGCGGCTCGCCGCGCTCGCGCGCCGCGTCGCGGGTAGTGATGACGATCGCTCCGTCGCGGAGCAAATGGACCAATTGTTGACGAGGATCAGCGGGGCCGGCGGCCAGCGGGTCGGGGTTCGCCATGCGAAGCAACTCGACCAGCACCGCCTCGGCCGGCAGGCCATCGGCGCGGAGCGTGACCGACTGGTTGCGCGTCACGCCTTTTAATTGTAGGTCACGACCGACGATCAGGACGGGGGCGTCGACCGCATCCGCTAGAACCCGCAGAGCCGATTCGAGTGGTTCTCGCTCAACAGCCATGCGCACCGGGCCCGCCAGCCTCTGCTCGAGGCTCAGCACCGGCCGAGAAGCCGCCGATTCCGCCCCTGCGGCTGACCGCTCGGCGCTGGCCACTCGGGCGGCGAGCAGCAGGTTATGGCCCGCTGCTGGAGGCAGGTAGCCGTTGGCGACCGCCACACGGCCGTCGACGCCAAACCGGGCGTAGCGGGCGGCCGTCTCGGCCATCGCCGGAAACCGTGTGACCAGTGGGCGGGCGTAACGCGACCAATCACCACTGTCCACCAGCGAGCCAATCTCGGCTGGCGCCGCGGCGACGCGCTCGGCCGTGTCGCGTCGCACCTGCGACTCGGTCCGATCGCCCGCCACGAGCCGCAGCTCCCAGTAGAAGCGGTCATCGAAGTGCAGGCTGAGCGAGGCGGCGCGCAGGTCGTCAGCGATCTCCATGTTGAGGGCGTCGCCGAGCGGGGCGAGCTCACCGCGGAGCAGCGCGGCGCCGTCGCCGCGCAAAAAGCCGGCTTCGACTAGCAGGGTTAAGCAGCGATCGCGGTCACTCGCCATGAGAAGGCGTTCCAATTCGCGGCCGAGCAGCGGCTCGTTATCCGCCTCGGCGCGTAGCGATTCAGCTCGCTGTTGCGGCCAAGCGTTCAGCTCGGGCTCGATCGCATCGGCGAAAGTCGCGCGGGACGTCGCCTCGAACTCGCCGTAAGCGTCGGCCGGTCTTACGCCGACCAAAAGCGTTTCAACCTCATCGAGCCGGCGCTCGCCGACGAGTGCGTCAAGAAAGCCGAGCAAGCCCGGCCCGAGTGCGTCGAGCATCCGCCGCCCGGCGGGGCTCTCGCTCATTGCCTGCGGCTGAAACCACAGCACAATCTGGCAGCCGGGCAGCAGGGGCTCAGCCCTGATAGGCCCGCCCGTGGTGGGCGAGGCCCACAACGTGCGGCCGTCGTCGGCGATAGGGCCGTCGCGCGGCGGGCTCGTCGCCACAGGAGCGGGCTCGACGGCGGCGGGTGGCGGCGCGGGAGCGGGCGGCGGCCCCGTCCCGCATCCGATGGCCAGAAAGCCAACAGCGAACCAACACCCCCCGGCCGCCGACGGCAGTCTACGGATCGCCTCACAACAAATTTTCCTCATCAGCACAAACCGCCGGCTTTCAACG encodes the following:
- a CDS encoding S9 family peptidase, coding for MKKSASASRRGGARSAARHAAWTLTELAAFVLFLSLFAGCSSESVETETAAPAAAPAASTQAAEEAPASSAVAPPAKDPGAAAIAMSDVKLIPRSVLFGNPQKAQGRLSPDGKWLSYLAPVEQENGAEVMNVWVAPADKPEAAEPVTEDKVRGIRGHSWAYDAKHIIYSQDKDGDENWHVYATNVETKETKDLTPVDGVRGELQGASERQPDTLLIGFNDRDERLHDVYRVSISSGERELVQENPGFAGFVTDDDLKVRYAVNFTPTGGQVWLRPTGEPGEKGYEDWETFQEFSSVDAMNSSPAGFDKTGEVFYYLDSRDRDTSGLFALDLNTGESELLAEDPRADLSGAMAHPTEKTLEAVSFTYSRREWKILDESIRPDIEFLQGFADGEFQVVTRTLDDKTWVVAYIQDAGPIDYYKYDREAQGDGRMTFLFANRDDLDQYQLAKMHTPVIESRDGLKLVSYLTLPPGSDPDGDGRPDEPVPMVLDVHGGPWARDGWGFNGTHQWLANRGYAVLSVNYRGSTGFGKNFTNAANGEWSGKMHDDLLDSVEWAVSEGIASRDQIAIYGGSYGGYATLVGLTYTPEVFACGVDIVGPSSLVTLMQNIPPYWAPFMPVMKVRVGDVSTEEGRAALLEKSPLEKVDQIQRPLLIAQGANDPRVKQVEADQIVAAMEEKGIPVTYALYPDEGHGFRRPENSMSFSAVAEAFLAEHLGGRYEAIGDDFEGSKLYVPTGAEGVPGLAEALSDDRMQTPPATE
- the aroF gene encoding 3-deoxy-7-phosphoheptulonate synthase — translated: MKRSATDDNIDHAAQQVEKLGLKANVLRGAERTVIAAIGDERVEGVRSLESAPGVDEVMSVLAPYKLASREAHSTTSVVEAGSLSVGGNQIGMIAGPCGVESEEQLMTAARAVKAAGATALRGGAYKPRTSPYSFQGMKTEGLKLLAAAREETGLAIVTEVVAPEDVDLVGEYADVLQIGARNMQNYRLLEACGRSHRAVLLKRGASATLDEMLLAAEYILDGGNSKVMLCERGVRTFESHTRFTLPLATVPYLQEKTHLPVVIDPSHGTGHTSLVPAMCRAAIAAGADGLIVEVHPDPENAKSDGYQSLTCEAFEKVMAECRRVAAAVDRTL